A stretch of DNA from Bacillota bacterium:
AGGCCGGACCGATCTGGTAGAGGAGGGCGGGTGTGGGGGGCAGCCGATCTCCGGCGCCGCGTTGGGCGGAGGCGCCGTTCCCCCGCATGCGGCCGGCAGGGGACGCCGCGCTGGTGGTGGAGCTTGGGCCGGGCATCTCGCCCGAGGTGCACCGCCGGGTGATGGCGCTGTGGCGGGCGCTGGGCGAACGGCCCGCGCCCGGGATGGTCGAGGCCGTTCCGGCGTACCGCTCCGTCCTGGTCATGTGGGATCCTGAGGCGGCCGACAGCGGGCAGGTCGCGGCCGCCGTGGAGCAGCGCCTGGCCGAGGTGGGCAAGGCGGGGCGGTCGCGGGTGCGGGGGCGGAGCGTCACGGTTCCCGTGGTCTACGGCGGGCCGTTCGGGCCCGATCTGGAGGCGGTCGCGGCACACGCCGGGCTGGAACCGTCCGAAGTGGTGCGCCGCCACGCGGCGGGCCGATACACCGTGTACACACTGGGGTTCATGCCGGGGTTCGCCTACCTCGGCGGCCTCGACCCCGCCCTGTGGACACCGCGCCGGCCCGCGCCCAGGGTGCGGGTGCCGGCAGGCTCGGTGGGGATCGGCGGGCAGCAGACGGGCATCTACGCGATCGATGGTACCCCCGGTGGGTGGCACATCATCGGACGC
This window harbors:
- the pxpB gene encoding 5-oxoprolinase subunit PxpB, whose amino-acid sequence is MRPAGDAALVVELGPGISPEVHRRVMALWRALGERPAPGMVEAVPAYRSVLVMWDPEAADSGQVAAAVEQRLAEVGKAGRSRVRGRSVTVPVVYGGPFGPDLEAVAAHAGLEPSEVVRRHAAGRYTVYTLGFMPGFAYLGGLDPALWTPRRPAPRVRVPAGSVGIGGQQTGIYAIDGTPGGWHIIGRTWLPLWDAARKRPALLRPGDRVRFVAADVEEAPPGWAQAAGREPWSA